A region of the Serinicoccus profundi genome:
GACCGACGTTGCCGTAGGTCGGGAAGGTGAGCGGGATCCGCTCGGCGTCGATCCCTAGGGCCTCGGCCGTCTTGCTGGTATGCACCTGCGAGACCTGGTGGACGATGTAGCGGTCCATGTCGCTCCAGTCGAACTCGGCGGCCGCGTCCTTCCACAGCGCGGAGGCCAGCCCCATCCCGGCGACGAGCAGACCCTGGGCGTCGGTCCGCATCTCGGTGAAATCACCGACGCATAGCTCGTGGTGCTCGGTCGCGGCACGGGTCACGCCACCGACGACGCGGTGACCTTCCGGGTGCTCGCTGGCCCGACCGAGCAGCATCGCCGCCGCGCCGGAACCCAGGGTGAGGGTGGCGAACTGGCTGACGATGTCCTGCGCGGTGGAGTCCGGGCCGGAAAGACGCTCCAGGGTGCGCTCCTGCGGGGTGCGCGACCCCTCGCCGCAGACGACGAGGGCGTAGTCGATCTGACCGGCGTCGATCATCGTGGCGGCGAGCTGCATACCGTTGACGAAGCCGAGGCAGGCGTTGGTGAGGTCGAAGTTGAGGCACGCGGTCGGCAGCCCGAGCGCCTGGTGGATCGACACGGCGATCGAGGGCTCGAGGTGCTCGCGGCTCACCGAGGTGTTGATGAGCAGGCCCACCCGCCCGGCATCGACACCGGCCTCGGTGAGGGCGTCCTGCGCCGCCTGGACCGCCCCGTCGACGAACGTCTGGTCCTTGCGCCACCAACGGCGCTCGGAGATGCCGGCGAGCTTGGCGAGCATGCCCGGGCGGAGTCCGTTGCGGGTGTAGGAGTCTCCGATGACCTCGTCGAACTCGGCCGAGGTCTTGACGACCGGGGCGTCGACAGCGGTGACGGACAGCACGGCGGTGTCGCGGTGCCGGAAGGTGGCGTTGCCGGTCACGTGGTGGGTTCCTGCGTTCTGGGGAAGGGAAAGGTGAGACCTCCATTCGACCACAGCACCGGAGGCTGGGAAGAACCGAGCAGCCCCGCTGTGCCACGATGGTGGTCCCACCACGAGGCCCGCCGGGCCGCCGCAGCGAAGGGCAGACGCAGATGAGCACCACGAGGATGCGCTTCGGCGCTGTCATCACCGCAGGGATCCTGGGCCTCGGGCTCAGCGCGTGCGGGGGTGACGCCGACGGTGAGGGTGCGAGCTCTCCCGAGGCCGCGAGCCAGGACACCTCCGAGGACAGCTCCGAGGAGTCGACCGAGGACTCCACGGAGACGGCCGCGGACGACACGGCCGAGGACACCGCCGCGAGCGACTCCGAGGACACCGGCGGCGAGGCGGCCGAGGGCGAGGAGATCCCCATCGAGGACTTCCTGGCCATGCTGCAGGAGCCGGGCGAGGAGACCCTGTCGACCTACACCCTGACGATGGACATGGAGGCCGACGGCCAGGCCATCGAGGCGGACGGCGCCGTGGACCTCTCCGGCGACGAGGCCGCCATGCAGATGATGATGACCGTGCCCGAGATGGGTGAGCTCGAGATGATCACCATCGACGGCGAGCTCTACCTCGCGATGCCCGGCGTCACCCCTGAGGGGATGTACATGCGGGCCGGCGAGGACGTCCTCGGCCAGGCGGGCGCGATGCAGGACATCGACGTCTCCACCCAGTGGGAGGCCTGGGAGCAGGGGGCCGAGCAGGTCCTCTTCCTCGGTGACGAGGACGTCGACGGCACCGAGATGGGCCGTTACCAGGTCACCGTCGACCCGCAGGCGATCGCCGAGGCCGGTGGCGCCGACGCGGCCGCGATGACGGCGGCGGTGGGGGACGAGTCGGTCGTCTACGACGTCTGGCTGGACGAGGACAACCTCATGCGCCAGCTCACCTTCGAGCAAGAGGGCATGACGGCCGAGATGATGATGGACAACTGGGGCGAGCCGCAGGAGATCGAGGCGCCGCCCGCCGACCAGGTCATGGAGATGGGCGACATGGGTGGCGCGCCGAGCGACGGCTGAGCCCCTTCCTCACCCGCCCACGGACGGGCCGCGACCAGGACCGGTCGCGGCCCGTCCGTGCGTCCGGGACGACGCTCGTGCGACGCATCGGGGACGCCTGCGTGAACGCGCCGTGAACCCTTGCCGATC
Encoded here:
- a CDS encoding 3-oxoacyl-ACP synthase III; its protein translation is MTGNATFRHRDTAVLSVTAVDAPVVKTSAEFDEVIGDSYTRNGLRPGMLAKLAGISERRWWRKDQTFVDGAVQAAQDALTEAGVDAGRVGLLINTSVSREHLEPSIAVSIHQALGLPTACLNFDLTNACLGFVNGMQLAATMIDAGQIDYALVVCGEGSRTPQERTLERLSGPDSTAQDIVSQFATLTLGSGAAAMLLGRASEHPEGHRVVGGVTRAATEHHELCVGDFTEMRTDAQGLLVAGMGLASALWKDAAAEFDWSDMDRYIVHQVSQVHTSKTAEALGIDAERIPLTFPTYGNVGPAAVAITLAKETDSLERGDRVLMMGIGSGLNMTCLEIDW
- a CDS encoding DUF7537 family lipoprotein, whose translation is MSTTRMRFGAVITAGILGLGLSACGGDADGEGASSPEAASQDTSEDSSEESTEDSTETAADDTAEDTAASDSEDTGGEAAEGEEIPIEDFLAMLQEPGEETLSTYTLTMDMEADGQAIEADGAVDLSGDEAAMQMMMTVPEMGELEMITIDGELYLAMPGVTPEGMYMRAGEDVLGQAGAMQDIDVSTQWEAWEQGAEQVLFLGDEDVDGTEMGRYQVTVDPQAIAEAGGADAAAMTAAVGDESVVYDVWLDEDNLMRQLTFEQEGMTAEMMMDNWGEPQEIEAPPADQVMEMGDMGGAPSDG